In Candidatus Angelobacter sp., one genomic interval encodes:
- the recG gene encoding ATP-dependent DNA helicase RecG, with the protein MSTALPANPLEAPLTTLRGVGSERAAQLVRLKLHNVGDLLLHRPRRHEDRRRFRAVVDLRSGEAAVVRGKIIALGLKRWRGGSKSVFEFILDDGTARLHCRWWNLPFMEKYFQQGDEVLAYGRPVSLKPRAMDHPETEIVEAGEENFIHLNRIVPVYPLTEGLPQRWLRSLIWRTLEEHEAHIPEPRPEITAHAAAATFRLRGQSPAHGSQAGTCGCGPFPARAGAIRLLHFPGEMADVEIARQRLALDEFLELQLEIQRRRKKLQASARGLPCAGDNRLIKPFLKQLGFTLTGAQTRVLREIRRDLGGAQPMRRLLQGDVGSGKTVIGACAALMTLESGFNVALMAPTEILAYQHFQTFSRWLGPLGIDVQLRTGGRKTLQVASRVSRLFIGTHALLESGFSPENLGLAVIDEQHKFGVAQREKLVRKGRYPHLLVMTATPIPRTLGLTLYGDLDISVIDELPAGRGRIQTFVRSAEKLPRVLEFVRGKLKEGRQAYVVYPRVEETDNQALKAVTKEWERLQREFTPFQAGLLHGRLKPEEKERVMAGFRAGRIQVLVATSVVEVGVDVPNATVMLIENAERFGLAQLHQLRGRIGRGAHRSYCILVADVKSDEARERLKVLEETNDGFRIAEEDLKLRGPGELLGREQSGLPPFRFGDLARDRELVECARGLAAEALKNT; encoded by the coding sequence GTGTCAACCGCGCTGCCCGCCAATCCGCTGGAAGCCCCCCTCACGACGCTGCGCGGGGTCGGATCCGAACGCGCGGCCCAACTGGTTCGCTTGAAACTGCACAACGTCGGCGACCTGCTGCTGCACCGGCCTCGACGCCACGAGGACCGCCGCCGCTTCCGCGCCGTCGTGGACCTGCGGTCCGGCGAGGCCGCCGTTGTCCGGGGGAAAATCATCGCCCTCGGCCTCAAACGCTGGCGCGGCGGCAGCAAATCCGTCTTCGAGTTCATCCTCGATGATGGCACTGCGCGGCTCCATTGCCGGTGGTGGAACCTGCCTTTCATGGAAAAATACTTTCAGCAGGGCGATGAAGTGCTCGCCTATGGCAGGCCCGTTTCACTCAAGCCGCGAGCCATGGACCACCCTGAAACCGAAATCGTCGAGGCGGGCGAGGAAAACTTCATTCATCTCAATCGCATCGTGCCGGTTTATCCGCTCACCGAGGGATTGCCCCAGCGCTGGCTGCGTTCGTTGATCTGGCGAACGCTCGAAGAGCACGAGGCGCACATCCCCGAGCCACGGCCCGAAATCACCGCGCACGCTGCAGCCGCGACCTTCAGGTTGCGCGGACAGTCCCCGGCTCACGGTTCGCAAGCGGGGACTTGCGGCTGCGGCCCGTTTCCCGCGCGGGCCGGCGCGATTCGCCTGTTGCATTTCCCCGGGGAAATGGCGGACGTGGAGATTGCCCGGCAGCGGCTGGCGCTGGACGAATTTCTCGAACTCCAACTGGAGATTCAGCGCCGGCGCAAAAAACTTCAGGCCAGCGCGCGCGGACTGCCATGCGCCGGCGACAACCGTTTGATCAAACCGTTTCTCAAGCAGCTCGGTTTCACCCTGACCGGCGCGCAGACCAGGGTCTTGCGTGAGATCCGCAGGGACCTGGGCGGCGCGCAACCGATGCGCCGGTTGCTGCAAGGCGACGTCGGCTCGGGCAAAACGGTCATCGGGGCGTGTGCCGCGCTCATGACGCTCGAAAGCGGTTTCAACGTCGCGCTCATGGCGCCGACCGAGATTCTGGCCTATCAACATTTTCAAACGTTCAGCCGCTGGCTTGGACCGTTGGGAATTGACGTGCAGTTGCGCACAGGCGGACGGAAGACTCTGCAGGTTGCGTCACGTGTCTCGCGCCTTTTCATCGGCACCCATGCGCTCCTTGAATCCGGTTTCTCGCCCGAAAACCTCGGCCTGGCCGTCATTGACGAGCAGCACAAGTTCGGCGTCGCGCAGCGCGAAAAGCTCGTGCGCAAGGGCCGCTACCCGCACCTGCTGGTAATGACCGCGACGCCGATTCCGCGCACCCTGGGTCTCACGCTGTACGGCGACCTCGACATTTCAGTGATTGACGAGCTTCCGGCCGGCCGCGGTCGCATCCAGACCTTCGTGCGCTCCGCCGAAAAGCTACCGAGGGTTTTGGAATTCGTCCGCGGCAAACTTAAGGAAGGCCGACAGGCCTACGTGGTTTATCCGCGCGTCGAAGAAACGGATAACCAGGCGTTGAAGGCCGTGACGAAAGAATGGGAGAGGCTGCAAAGAGAATTCACTCCGTTCCAGGCCGGGTTGCTGCATGGGCGCCTCAAGCCGGAGGAGAAAGAGCGCGTGATGGCCGGTTTCCGCGCGGGCCGGATTCAGGTGCTTGTGGCGACCTCGGTGGTCGAAGTTGGCGTAGACGTGCCGAATGCCACGGTGATGCTCATCGAGAATGCCGAACGATTTGGACTCGCGCAACTCCACCAACTGCGCGGGCGCATCGGCCGCGGGGCGCACCGGTCGTATTGCATCCTGGTGGCTGACGTCAAATCCGACGAGGCACGGGAGCGGTTGAAAGTGCTGGAAGAAACCAACGACGGATTTCGCATCGCCGAAGAGGACTTGAAACTGCGCGGGCCGGGCGAACTGCTCGGCCGCGAGCAAAGCGGCCTGCCGCCGTTTCGCTTTGGCGATCTGGCGCGGGACCGTGAACTGGTCGAATGCGCGCGTGGACTGGCGGCGGAGGCATTGAAAAATACGTGA
- a CDS encoding AsmA family protein, whose amino-acid sequence MKKLFKWMFRLILALLFLVLVLVLFLDQIAKSLAEREIRSQTGLEVKIGRVSIGLRKPTLTVENFKLVNSSDFGGSTFMDIPELYAQYDLSALRSWKVHLNLVRFNLGELHIVQNKDGKTNLQALQEHQKRNPPSSTSVGSRAEFEVIDTLKLTVGRLKFTSEKKPADNEEVYVGLKSETVRNVKSFQDLQPLVARIALEKGMKFLSDGLLDQPNAPGKAVNSVDKEPQKAPAGPAEATEKK is encoded by the coding sequence ATGAAGAAGCTCTTCAAGTGGATGTTCCGGCTGATCCTCGCGCTGCTCTTCCTTGTTCTGGTGTTGGTTCTGTTCCTGGATCAGATCGCGAAGTCCCTCGCGGAGCGGGAAATCCGGTCGCAGACCGGGCTGGAGGTGAAGATTGGAAGGGTTTCCATTGGTTTGAGAAAGCCCACGCTCACCGTCGAGAATTTCAAGCTCGTCAATTCTTCTGACTTCGGAGGCTCGACATTCATGGACATTCCCGAATTGTACGCCCAATACGACCTGTCGGCGTTGCGTTCGTGGAAAGTCCATTTGAATCTGGTGCGGTTCAACCTCGGCGAACTGCACATCGTCCAAAACAAAGACGGAAAAACCAACCTCCAGGCGCTGCAGGAACACCAAAAACGGAACCCGCCGTCTTCTACATCGGTCGGATCCAGGGCTGAATTTGAAGTCATTGACACCCTCAAACTGACCGTTGGAAGGTTGAAATTCACGAGCGAAAAAAAACCGGCCGACAACGAAGAAGTTTACGTCGGTTTGAAAAGCGAAACCGTCAGGAACGTGAAGTCGTTTCAGGATCTTCAGCCGCTCGTCGCGCGGATCGCACTGGAAAAGGGGATGAAATTCCTTTCCGACGGGCTGCTGGATCAACCGAACGCGCCCGGGAAAGCCGTGAACTCCGTTGATAAAGAGCCGCAGAAAGCACCCGCCGGTCCGGCCGAAGCAACGGAAAAGAAATGA